Proteins from a genomic interval of Corvus moneduloides isolate bCorMon1 chromosome 6, bCorMon1.pri, whole genome shotgun sequence:
- the LIN7C gene encoding protein lin-7 homolog C: MAALGEPVRLERDICRAIELLEKLQRSGEVPPQKLQALQRVLQSEFCNAVREVYEHVYETVDISSSPEVRANATAKATVAAFAASEGHSHPRVVELPKTEEGLGFNIMGGKEQNSPIYISRIIPGGIADRHGGLKRGDQLLSVNGVSVEGEHHEKAVELLKAAQGKVKLVVRYTPKVLEEMESRFEKMRSAKRRQQN; the protein is encoded by the exons ATGGCGGCGCTGGGCGAGCCGGTGCGGTTGGAGCGAG acaTCTGCAGAGCAATTGAATTGCTGGAAAAATTACAGAGAAGTGGAGAAGTGCCACCACAAAAGCTACAGGCATTGCAAAGGGTCCTTCAAAGTGAATTCTGTAATGCTGTAAGAGAG GTGTATGAACACGTATATGAAACTGTGGATATCAGCAGTAGTCCAGAAGTTAGAGCTAATGCAACAGCAAAG GCCACGGTAGCTGCATTTGCTGCTAGTGAAGGTCATTCTCATCCCAGAGTGGTTGAACTACCCAAAACTGAAGAAGGTCTTGGATTCAACATTATGGGAGGCAAAGAACAAAATTCTCCAATTTATATCTCTCGAATTATCCCTGGAGGTATAGCTGACAGACATGGAGGCCTGAAACGTGGAGACCAGCTGCTTTCTGTAAATGGAGTG AGTGTTGAAGGTGAACACCATGAAAAAGCAGTAGAACTGCTGAAGGCAGCTCAAGGAAAGGTTAAATTAGTTGTGCGATACACACCAAAAGTCCTTGAAGAAATGGAGTCGAGATTTGAAAAAATGAGATCGGCAAAACGAAGGCAGCAAAATTAA